From the genome of Bicyclus anynana chromosome 26, ilBicAnyn1.1, whole genome shotgun sequence:
ttgttcttaaaaaaaattgtgtcgcCAGCTGACACACATGATAGTGCAACTATTGTTACACCAAACCCAGCAGACGATAGTACAGCCGCTACAGTTACATCAGATGTTACCCATGACAGTGCGATGGCTCAGGACAATTTATTCGGTGAAGATGTCGCAAATAATCAAGATGCTACAGATGAAAGTCAACAAGaaattgataatgaaaatttagtAGGTggttcaaaaagaaaaaaaagcaaacCATCGAGGCAGAATTTAAACGTGTTTGATAAGAAAATGAGTGAGTTTATAGATTATCAAATGGAATGCAACAAGAAGGAAGAAATGAAAGAAGACcgtaatttgtttttctttaaaagtcTACTTCCATCATTGGCAACGCTAAACGATAATCAAACATTAGAATTTCAATCAGGCGTCTTAAATTTATTGCAAAATATAAAGAACCGAAATGAATGGTCTCCTGCACACTCATCAACATACAACTATCAACCAAATGTGGCACAATCACAAGGCTATTTTACATCGCAGTACCAAGCATCACCAGAGTCTCAAAGTATTCAATCGAATGCTTCTGATTTACCAGACTTTCATAATATGTAGTTGGGAAACTTCAAACTGTGTACCTACCAAGCGATTGTCTATAATGtcttaatcatatttttaataaatttaattataataaaatacagtatttcAATATTACCTTATACATATCGCTAATTTTTCTTCTGGTCTAATGCTTTTCCTCATATTTGTATCACGCTTTTTCAAATCTTTTTccacttttttcaaaagattaTCAAATGTAGGTATAGTCATTCTAAAGTAGTTAAAAAATTTTTGTGGATCATTTCTTAACTGCTGCATTAGAGTTGTAAAGGCACCAACTGTTGATCTTCTTTGTACTATTGGGTTTAACCACAATCTTTTTCTACGACGCTGACGGCGATAATACCAGTATAGTATAGCAAGACTGTTCACGTCCATCGCTTCCAAATCAACGTGAGGAACTGTGCGCGCTCTTGCTAATAAAAGCCGGATGGTGAGTTCACACGAGATCCCGATACGAGGCCGTCGGATACGGCCAAACAAGATGTGCTGTGTGAATACAACATTCGGTTTTTCCAGATCCGATGAAAATAAGATTCGGCAAATCGTGTCTCCGTGTGAACGTACCGTAACGCGTGTGCACTCGAACGCCGCGCGGGGGGAAGTGAACTACTAATACTACTACTAGTAGTATTAGTAGTTctagtaataattttaaatctgtGCTTTAGCTATTCTGTGGAAGTCCATTTGTGTTGTCCTAATTTCCTTTGCCATGGATGTCAAACCTAGCCTGCTACGAGCAAATACAACCAAAAGCTCCTTGTCTGCCAACGCAGCATGTAAAGAAGCATGTTGAATATAAAACTACGGGACCATTGGACAACTTCTGaaataagaaaaagaacaaAGGTGAGCCTTGTTCTACAGAAAATAAGAAGAAATGGAATTGGACAGGTCATATAAGAAGGACAGATAGAGGAATGGACAAAGGATGTAATGGAGTGGTCTTCGAAACGGACATCAAGGATGTCAAATCAAAAGATGGGAATGATTTACCAAAAGGATGGAGGAGGTTAGCTCGAGACCAGAGATGAGTGGAAAAAAGTTGGGGAGGCCTATGTTTCAAGACAACCTGACCAGCAAAGTTGTtgctaaagttatattttttagataaatttaaaatttgtattttatatgttgGAACTTGGAGCCCCCGGAGGTCAAATAAAAGACTTAAGTACTgcttaatatttgtaaaaatgttgTGAACAGCAGATCACTTGAAAAGAACAGAGAATGACAGATAATATGACACTTGAATGTGGGAGAGTGACAGTTTGTATAGACAATATCCACAGACAGTGGCTAAGACTCCATTTCCCACTCACTGTACGGTACGATTACGATACATTGTAGTGATATTGTGTGTGCTGATCAAGGAGAGCTAATGCTCTTCTTGATAAGCACACACTACAGTGTGTTATAGGAAATACCGTCCGGCCCTTAAGGGTGTACTtaggtatcgtgtatacattatttttatgcagtccttatttttaaagaaatacattttttcccCGCACGAaatgaacataaaaaaatacaaaattataaaaacttacgtAGCAACACAAAAGTTGAGATAGGTTAATTATTAGTTGGCATTACTACAGAATAAAAACGCCGCCATCTATGTTTTGTGCTGCGTTTACACGTTTCTATTCAAAGCGATATTGAATGGGCAAGTAAACACACAAGTACACACAACAAGGTGATGGGTTTGTCAAGGTGCTTTATCATCTTGTGCTATTTACAAGCATGCATGCGTGCTTGCATAACTGGCgtgttgtgatgtgtgtaaaCACGAAAAGTTAATTTACGCAGATGGACGATGGCAGATGAATTAATAGTTAGTGGAAAATGATCTCCTTGAACATACATTACACCAGAAACTATCCCTTTTACTCTGAAACACAGTAATAGCTCTGTCGCAAAtagatctactactactaatttaagTCTGCATTTTGGGCGAGTGGCGCAAGCAAACTAAACACAGCATTACAGACATTGCACGTGTCAGCGGCGGCGCGGTGTTTCAAAGACAGTGGGCGCCGAAAACgatggtacctactacctacccttTACGATAAGCGACGCGGCTTTGTCACAAGGCTTTCTATTTTGCCGACTTTTGTGCCGCAGGTGTGTAGGTAGGAGGTAATAATCTAGATTACGTACCATAATTGATAGTACAGTGTTGTCActttaaattttccaagttttgggacaatttatgtttaaaattagaaactttattatcacgataaaaatgcttaattattgaataatatttttttaaatattttttctgtttataatattataatgcttacaCGCACATTTTGGATCGGACGGTATTTTAAAAACACGCTGTATAATGTAGACTattcaaaatgcacataatgttCGAACTGCATACACGAAGAGTTACATTTACTAGCCGCTGTACCTTCATGAGCGCTGCCTTCTTTACTTCTCTTATCGTCATTAACTACTCATGTTCGCCTCAAtgtggagcacgagtctcctctcagaatgaaagggatttACACAagcaaagaattgagaaaattcattAACAGATTGAAACCTATGAACAATAAATCTGATTTGTAACTGTGCCATATTTGGtacaattttgaaatgtttatttaatagaaggatctaaataattaatttgtttttctttacaatAACCCATCCATTCCTTAAAACACCCATCGTTGATACGTGTTAATAGTTAAAGAAGCTAACATTATCTCGATTGAATTATAGGTAACATTGATTTGTTTAATAGAGCTTCCCTGAATATTTCACGGCAACCAGGATAACCCTAGAGGAGATTTCaaataaaggagatcattcattttgggccctttttgaaagtgccggccaacgaaaaaaaattgcacgaatcgttagaactaatcatttgaagtaatagctaatgtggcataaaagttgtcaggtggctctgaaccaaattatacagtttcgatgattctttattttcatacattttgtcaacttttaaaagtgcccgctaagaaaaaaaactagaaatacaatctttgtgccatactaactattgctccaaacgggcagttctaacgatacgtatcagtttttttcttggcgggcacttttgaaaatcgacaaaatgtatggaaataacgaatcgtcgaacctgtataacttggttcagagccctcctacaatttttatgccatattagctattgctccaaatggctaattctaacgagtcgtgccatttttttttgttggccggcactttcaaaaaagagcccagaaatgtatggagcgtgaatgatctcctttatatGTGGACCAAAATCAATAGGATCTtttactgtatatttttttttaaggataGAAAAGACTGAAATAGAACAGCAATATTAGAAGTTGGGACTAGTAGCTGGTATTGAATGCTGTAATTGTTTTTAGAAATCTTCCATTCGCTCATTAAAATGTGCACTTAGTTGTGCAACGGTTTGCTGAATAGATTCCATTGTGTAACGATGTTAGGTTATAGCATccatataaatcgttagatggacccctacatattaaagaacgcacaatatgcctcgaggtccgagtctcagaggagacgcccttagagagtcgttccgcccatctactctgcttctgccttcgggccccatcaggcgatgcttctacgctcgcccatacccccccggtgacgccgctgaggtcccataaggaacctacggcacttacacaatcagaaaaaaaatcaatattgtcATTAcacaaagacgtgcacgcacatcttattttagtacgcaacgagcgcatgctgtgagtgcaCGTGGACttactgttttttcttgtttcgtgttctttttgaaaatgtaaaaacacaagccgcaacacgaataaagAGAAAGGTGCTCTTTCCACAGGTAAGTATTTTCGAAACAAATGACAATTCCGCaacgcttcggggcccatctaaccatctacgatcgatgggttATGTGTGTGTAATGATAGTATCAATTTGGAAAATATACCATAAATCACTGTGGAGATTACATAGGAATACACTACCTGGtaggtaaaagaaattttaacaCAGAACAATGCCGtatttagtattatattattattattattaattttattaaaaatattagagaGCAAATTAAACATGTTATCCCgccttaaatattttacataggtaggtactagtattaataataaaaagtgaataattattactaatagtataattaaaaaaaatcaaccagcgggcaaaaaattatattaacgtGGGTACAGgtcttaataataatctatttcgCTTCTGTCCATTAATGCCCGCACTAGCCTGAGATCCACGGCGGCGGCAAGCAACGAGAACGCGACGACGAACTTGTCCACCAGGGGCGGCGACAGGCAGGAGGGAGACACGACaattggttttaatttttcaaagaaGGCACGTCGCGCAGCTCGCCAAAACAGGCAACCTCGCGCCCAACAATTCAGTTTTCGCTCCGCTCCCTATAGCGGGAAAGATTTagcacaataatataatattggaaTTATTTAATCGAATATAAAAAACTGCAGACGGCAGTGTCGGTCGCGCGAATTAATGACGCGACCGTGCTTTAACAGATGTTAGTTCAAAGGTCAAATCGCGACGTCAGTCGTCTAACGGTAAACCCGGCAAAAACCGCCGCGCGCGACTCGATATATAAGCGTAAGTTACCAACAAAATAATGTTGCAACATTAAATTTGtaacttttacaaatttattgttACAATGTGTTTACTTTTTGTACGCCTACccgcgaaaaaaaaaacaaatatatttttgatggGCTACGGTAATTACcaaccttttatttttattaaaccgCTATTTCTAACTGTATTTGTCATCAtgtcatttatttaattctgtATTGTTTTTGATAAGTATGATAACCTTGTCCTTTTTTAAGTGTTCCAATTGAAACTTAAGAGTTGAATTATGTTTGGCGAGCAGTTCAAAAAGTTACCATGACTAAGCTGAGGATATTGGGTGATGAGATTTTCGTGGGACCCGCGACAAGaaaggctcagtccagaaagggcgaatcggtcgcgattctctcgcgcgtattacgcgcgaccgttgcATCCACAAGGTGCGTACCAACGCGCGTgcatttggggaggaattcagtGCGAAACATTGAGTTGAacgtgcactcgctctagagttcgcgcgttaactggacgcaacaaggtGTCCCTAGTATCTCTCGCGCGAATCAAGCGCGTGTCTagagtctggcgtagtgcacacgatttacgcgcgtattttgaattcgcgcgatgcttgtgggcgcgatgtattgatgtctagtacttcgacttcgcgcgatacgattcgcgacgaattcaCACGAATTCaccccttctggacaaggacAAAGGCAGTTTGTGGATAGATACAATACAGCGTCTATAACAATACGCAAGATGTGATTCCTTTTTTCTTTCTCTAAGTGAATTACTTTCTCATTGTCTTGATCTTGCATGATCTTATTTGTTGTAGGTACCCGTGTTTTCCACTTGATCATACATTTTTGTGCATTTGAGTTGCCTCGTGTTCGGTTAATCTCTCTGAAACTTTTTTCCAATTAATAAACCCTGTAGAACACAATGCAGGTGTGGCGGTAGAAGACGGTTTTTGGTAAATTTTGCAGCACGCACAAAAAAACTGCGTGTAGGAGGGACAGGGAGTAGGAGTAGAccatagttttttaattttttagtgtAGAGGTTCCGGCATCCGGTGACGCTCCAATAAGTGTATATAtcagaatagaatagaatatctttatttatccacacacaagtaataaaataaaaataaacaaacagaacatacaatacatacatctggtcggacaaaaaaggtatccacctcagcgcgatgccacagcgagctctGGTAcatgattacatattatataatttatactaagtaaaataaaataatgaaacaaaaagaacagagtaaaaaaaaaaacaaaattaacatatatGGGATACTAAATtaacaggaaaaatcaaacaataaatacgaGTCAACCCGTAAAGTGAACGATCTGCCGCCACCATAGTATTGTAGTAAGGAGAAAAGAAATTAGAATATCAGGGCTCTTCTTGGGGTCGGGGATCACTTATATGTTTTGACAGCCTGGGGCAAATTTtcataatatcttttaaataatatgcttAAGACTATCttcacattttattaatatggcgtggctgaatttatttttactcacaacttttttttgtaaaacgatATTtgatttatgaatattatttaaaaaatttacaataccacgataaaacgacaaGATTTTTTATGTCGATATTTcaacccagttgcatggatcgtggtcacgacgggactgaagtttgcgagatgcgaagttgacatcagctgttaggggcagaaccgatctaccctctttcttgatcttttttcaacaacctcgcgtttttggctgtttcggcaaaccacactcacgacatcgcttttgttattcgGTTTTTCGCGGTGCCCTTTTTGTTTTATCGTGGCATGTACccgttttaataatattcgaaatgaacaaccacgaaaaaGATAAATGTGACGTCGTTAAGCATCTCTACACAATGTCCTTCGTTTTGTACTTTTCCTTTCTTTTTATgcataaacaatttaatttcctcCGATAGCCAAGGGGCAGGCAAGTGCTTCATTTTGACAGGTTTTACTGGTGcatgcatatttatttatttattattcaacaagcAACAcatttaatttgtgtaattgtAAACTATTGGTGGAGGGATGTTATTATGTGGGTAGTATTTTAATCGGCTTGACGCGGCTGCGCCCGCGCCGTCATGTGGCAGTCCGGATTATAGACTAATCACGTATATAGTGTTACATTTTCATCCATATAATATTAGAGAAATAACTGGTTGCTTCTTGACTTCCAATAAATAATGGAACAGGTATTGATCCATTAACAGGAAGATCAGTAAGTTCAGACACGGCTAACACTCttatatcattaatagaacaaaCTGAAGAATACTATCCAACAGCTCTGTATACTCAAGGATCATTATCAGGAGTCATTGAAGATAATGCTTTTTATAATTCACCTGCTGCTCCATCAGGTAATTCTTCATTAACATTTACTTGGTGGAGTATCTGGATGAATCATATTGTAGTAGGGATAATTTCTATTATTGCATCTATTATTTTAACTCCAGCCATAATCAAACTTCTTTCAGCCTGTTTCTTTCAGCGTGTTTGTTGTATCACCGAATACAACAAATACGGAAACCCTTACCCGAAAAACCTTTACACCATCGCCTATAACCATtaataactgtaataaataaGTCAATTACTAGACACTtaactagaaaaaaaataagaaatccaTACTGCGTG
Proteins encoded in this window:
- the LOC128199589 gene encoding uncharacterized protein LOC128199589, giving the protein MTTKNINVENLISLVQNRPVLWDKTLEIYKDKNLRTAGWREICINLNEDFEEMEEKNRQDYAKSIVKKWTNIRDSWMRSINEKKKSKKSGSSATCPRAYVYHRQMLFLKKIVSPADTHDSATIVTPNPADDSTAATVTSDVTHDSAMAQDNLFGEDVANNQDATDESQQEIDNENLVGGSKRKKSKPSRQNLNVFDKKMSEFIDYQMECNKKEEMKEDRNLFFFKSLLPSLATLNDNQTLEFQSGVLNLLQNIKNRNEWSPAHSSTYNYQPNVAQSQGYFTSQYQASPESQSIQSNASDLPDFHNM